Proteins found in one Oncorhynchus keta strain PuntledgeMale-10-30-2019 chromosome 2, Oket_V2, whole genome shotgun sequence genomic segment:
- the LOC118375739 gene encoding uncharacterized protein LOC118375739 isoform X1 gives MKDNIITLITHSDETRPEVLDIIMEYKLLGDKVPVHFTFNTHLFQTRNPFYDKIYETTWENSMKSMRGFFDKLNGMQHQRTKQTIEVLVERLKLEDCFKHGRIPSEVGAICCTVCEMNCHTGCVACHSYFCQVMLRGKCTMCPQRCSHKKHVRGHQRYADDHKNLRAQLKECFQNMRKNSLMPHLEPSLKNQIQRANEKGDKQKLKELEEKKGTIADLIKKNMEMERE, from the coding sequence ATGAAAGAtaacatcatcaccctcatcactcACTCTGACGAGACCAGACCGGAGGTTCTCGACATCATCATGGAGTACAAACTCCTAGGCGACAAGGTTCCGGTTCACTTCACGTTCAACACTCACCTCTTTCAGACCAGAAACCCTTTCTATGACAAAATCTATGAGACAACATGGGAAAACAGCATGAAAAGCATGAGAGGATTCTTTGATAAGCTAAACGGAATGCAACATCAACGCACCAAGCAGACGATAGAGGTATTGGTGGAACGCTTGAAGCTGGAGGACTGTTTCAAACATGGAAGGATCCCTTCAGAGGTGGGAGCAATCTGCTGCACAGTGTGTGAGATGAACTGCCATACCGGGTGCGTGGCTTGTCACTCCTACTTCTGCCAAGTCATGTTACGAGGGAAATGCACCATGTGCCCACAGAGATGCAGTCACAAGAAACATGTCAGAGGACACCAGAGATATGCTGACGACCATAAAAATCTGAGAGCTCAACTCAAAGAATGTTTCCAAAATATGAGGAAGAACTCCTTGATGCCTCACTTGGAGCCGAGTCTCAAGAACCAGATTCAGCGTGCCAACGAGAAGGGAGACAAGCAGAAGTTGAAGGAACTTGAGGAAAAGAAAGGGACAATTGCCGATTTAATCAAGAAGAATATGGAAATGGAAAGAGAGTAG
- the LOC118375739 gene encoding uncharacterized protein LOC118375739 isoform X2, with product METVNNTEFLGDFTLNGDHPPRLKETISRDSIVINPAPPARYLLKTKRKDVDGRDGVRRWTIGNHNPCKRKKTLLILGEVGAGKTTLVNAMVNFAIRVKWEDNARFQITERFKDRETCWAHDPRTNAVTAYEIFGWEDAELPFSLTLIDTPGIEDRDELRPLIEKLRMLLEEGEIRPHRRCLPRGEGNAELSDRTSEKHL from the exons ATGGAAAccgtcaacaacacagagttcctGGG GGACTTCACACTGAACGGTGACCATCCTCCAAGATTGAAAGAGACGATCAGTAGAGACAGCATAGTGATCAACCCAGCACCACCTGCAAGGTACCTGCTGAAGACCAAGCGGAAGGACGTGGATGGGAGGGACGGAGTCCGGAGATGGACCATAGGAAACCACAACCCTTGCAAGAGGAAAAAGACCCTGCTGATCCTAGGAGAGGTTGGGGCAGGGAAGACCACACTAGTCAACGCTATGGTCAACTTCGCCATCAGAGTTAAGTGGGAGGATAACGCCAGGTTCCAAATCACCGAGCGTTTCAAAGACAGAGAGACGTGCTGGGCTCACGATCCTAGAACCAATGCTGTGACAGCCTATGAGATCTTTGGCTGGGAGGACGCTGAGTtgcctttctctctcaccctcattGATACACcagggatagaggacagagatgaACTCAGACCTTTGATAGAGAAACTAAGAATGCTGCTGGAAGAGGGAGAGATTCGACCACATCGACGCTGTCTGCCACGTGGTGAAGGCAACGCAGAACTGTCTGACAGAACATCAGAGAAACATCTTTGA